Proteins encoded by one window of Homo sapiens chromosome 10, GRCh38.p14 Primary Assembly:
- the FBXL15 gene encoding F-box/LRR-repeat protein 15, with product MEPPMEPSGGEQEPGAVRFLDLPWEDVLLPHVLNRVPLRQLLRLQRVSRAFRSLVQLHLAGLRRFDAAQVGPQIPRAALARLLRDAEGLQELALAPCHEWLSDEDLVPVLARNPQLRSVALGGCGQLSRRALGALAEGCPRLQRLSLAHCDWVDGLALRGLADRCPALEELDLTACRQLKDEAIVYLAQRRGAGLRSLSLAVNANVGDAAVQELARNCPELHHLDLTGCLRVGSDGVRTLAEYCPVLRSLRVRHCHHVAESSLSRLRKRGVDIDVEPPLHQALVLLQDMAGFAPFVNLQV from the exons ATGGAGCCACCGATGGAGCCGTCCGGAGGGGAGCAAGAGCCCGGAGCCGTCAG GttcctggacctgccctgggaaGACGTGCTGCTCCCACACGTCCTGAACCGGGTCCCGCTGCGCCAGCTGCTCCGGCTGCAGCGCGTTAGCCGGGCCTTCCGGTCGCTGGTGCAGCTTCACCTGGCCGGGCTGCGTCGCTTCGATGCCGCGCAG GTGGGTCCGCAGATCCCGCGGGCCGCATTGGCCCGGCTGCTGCGGGATGCCGAGGGGCTGCAGGAGCTGGCACTGGCGCCGTGTCACGAATGGCTGTCAGACGAGGACCTGGTGCCGGTGCTGGCGCGGAATCCGCAGCTGCGGAGTGTGGCGTTGGGCGGCTGCGGGCAACTGAGTCGCCGGGCGCTTGGGGCTTTGGCCGAGGGCTGCCCACGCCTGCAGCGCCTGTCGCTCGCGCACTGTGACTGGGTGGACGGGCTGGCGCTGCGCGGCCTCGCTGATCGCTGCCCGGCCCTGGAGGAGCTGGATCTCACCGCCTGCCGCCAGCTCAAGGACGAGGCCATCGTGTACCTGGCGCAGAGGCGCGGCGCTGGTCTCCGCAGCCTCTCTCTGGCCGTCAACGCCAACGTGGGGGACGCCGCGGTTCAAGAGTTGGCTCGGAACTGCCCAGAACTCCACCACCTTGACCTCACCGGCTGCCTCCGCGTCGGAAGCGACGGTGTCAG GACATTGGCCGAGTACTGCCCCGTGCTGCGTTCGCTGCGGGTGCGGCACTGCCACCATGTGGCGGAGTCCAGCCTGAGCCGCTTGCGGAAGCGCGGCGTGGACATCGACGTGGAGCCGCCGCTGCACCAGGCCCTGGTGCTGCTGCAGGATATGGCGGGCTTCGCACCTTTTGTCAACCTGCAGGTCTGA